CCACATGCTATAACTTATGCACTTGAGAtggggtctttcactgaactgaGCCCAGCATGTTGGAAAGGCATGATGGCCAGTGACCTTCTGGGATTCAATTGTCTCTTcccacaaatgctgggattacaagcatatatGTGCAGCCATGTccaactttttatgtgggttctggagattgtaACTCAGTCCTTGTGGTTGTAGAGCTAGCACTgctacccgctgagccatctcctcaactcCAGTTCTATTTTTGACAATCATACTAACAGGTTCAGAGAAGTCAAGGGAATTTTATAAGTCCTATTAAAGTCCAGGTATCCTGACccgaaatatttttgaaattttgttgttattattacgtGTTTGTAtgggcacacatgcatataatatagGTATGTCAATGCAGATGTGATGGGGTGTGTGCGGAGGTCAGAGAAGAGCTTAGgagtgtcagttctctcctttcagcttGAGGTCTCTCTTGTTCTGCTACTCTGTCTAGCTGACCCAtgaatcccctgcctctgctcccctctcGCCTTATGAATGTAGGGATTACAGATGTAAGCCACTATTTCCAGCTTttcgtgggtcccagggattaaagTGAAGTCATCCAGCTTGTGGGGATTACCCATTGTGCTAGCTTGCTGGTACCTGACCCTAAATCTCGTTAACTCCTTTGAACTATTAAACATTTCAGGCATAAAGATTATAGCTACTACCTAGCTTTGAAAAGAACTATAGAACCTGAGGCTTCCTGTGTCCTTCTTTGAGTCTCTCTCCcttacctttctcttttctcctatgCAGGTGACCACTCTCCTAGATTTACTGTTTATTTGTTCCATGATGCCTGTACACTTATAATTTATGTTTATGTATCTACAACCAATTTTATATTGTTACATACAGTTTTAAGCTTTATATAAATGGTGATGCACCATGCATTTAGTTCTGCTGCTAGAAGTTTTTTTTACACActgttggtattttttttttgagatttaatcATGCTAATATATTTCTTAGTCCATTAATGCTGATATACCATAATACCCAAGACTGGGTGATATATAAGGAAAAGAAATCCATTTTCTTACCATTCAGTAGCCTGGCAAATCCAAGTTCAAATGATTGGCATGTTCAATTCTCTGGTAAAAGCTTCTCTTTGCATCTAAAATTGTACCTTATTGCTGGGCCCTCCAGAGGGGAAGAATGCTGTATCCTTAGctgacagaagaaacagaaaaaaagatggatgCTACATAAGTCTTCTCTAATAAGGGCCTTAGCCCCATTCATAAGTGAAGATGAGAAAAGTTTCAATTTTACTAGACAGCAccagttttccaaagtggttatattAATGTAGTTCCCACCAATTGTTCATTTGAACTCCAATTGGGCTATATCCTCGTGAACACTTAGTGTTGTCTGGCTTTAATATTTTGACAGTCTGATCTGTGTGAAATGTTTTCCCACTGTGACTTTAATTTGAGTGCATCTGATTACTACTGAGACTACACAAATCATTGGCCAGTCATTCCACTTGTGCTTCTACTAAGAATCCAACCTCATTCTTTGCAAACTTTGAGAATggcatattttttattgatttgtaacAGTTATTTTATTCACATGTGAACAGGTATATGTGGGGACCAGTGGCCAACCTTGGATGGCATTCCTCAAGAGGCACTGTCTACCGTGTTTTCTGAGATGGGATCTCTCACTGTCCTGGGGTTCACTagttagactaggctggctggccactgaGCCTCAGGGCTCCCCACCTCTCCCTACCTAGCAGCGCTGGGATTGggagcatgtaccaccaccacgcCCCACCTTTTTACATGGGATCAAACAGAAGTACTTATGCTTTCACAGCGAGTTCTTTGTCAACTGAACAatctcctcagcctcccagagtTCTTTATATTCCAGACACTAAATATGTGCTTCAAATATGTTAACTCTGGATTTCCTTTTTCAATTTGTGAAACTTTTAACAGAGACATTTAAATTTTGCCTGCAACCAAATGCATTGATCCTTTTCTTAATGACCACGCTTTCTCGATTATAACAGGGTCCTCTCTGGGCCCTGCTATCCCCCATTTAGGATTTCCTTCACCACTGCTCTGAATAGTCACTCTTTTCCTCCTTTGCCTGCAGTGTTTGTCCTGTTGACATGCGCTTTTCGCTATGGCCGTGATGACTTGGGTGTGATTGGTCTGACATGCGCGAAGATCTCTATGTACAGGCCAAGCAAGTGGCTCCAGCTGAACCCAGCAGCATCCAGGGCCCCCTCACAGCCTTACAGCTTCTGCACAAACTTGGGGCCAATGCCTACCCTTTCACAGTCCAGGTACTGACTTTAAGTCTTGGGCAATTTCCAGAGGAGACTAAGAGATAAAAGAACAGGAAAAGGTCTCCATGTTTTACTGAGCTCCTTTTGATTTCTTAGGTGGTTGCTACCCTGCCCTATTCGGTGACACTGCACCTAGGCCTGAAAATTCAGGAAAGGCAAGGGAAGATGATGAGTTAATTACCTTTCCACCAATGACATAGTCAACCTAAAAagactttttgtctttttttctcttatggTTCAGTCTATGGCAACTCAGTTGATCTGGATTTGTGACAACACAGTACATCGTGGTGGGAGCATATGGCAGAAGAGATCTGGTCACCCCATAGTGTCCAGGGAGGAACCAAGAAGTGCATGTCTGCAATAACCAAACTTTCCCAATCTCTCTTAAGAGGTTTCAACTCTTAGGTTTTTttcggtttttgttttgtttgttttttttaaccaccTCCCAATAAAAACATCAgctaggctgggtgtggtggtgcacatttttaatcccagcacttggaaggcagaggtaggcagatctctgttgaatttgaagccaacctggtcagTATAGTGgcttccaggtcagccagggctacccaatgagaccctgtcttcaaaagaaaagaaacataagcTGGGGCCAAACCTTTAATTCACAGGCACCTGGGGAATGCTTTGGCTTCAAACAGATAGAGAGCAGATAGACAGACATGTAGTTATGATGGGGTGTAGGAAGAAAGACAGGTGGACGAGATTGGAGAAATGGACAGCTAAGGGATGAAGACATTTTTATGTGGTCCcacaaggaagggagggatagaattggaaatgcattttctttgttcctctttACAGCTGTGTGGGGCGGACTTTGAAGAGTTTCTGTGCAGAAAATCTGAATGAGAAAATCCCTAAGAGGTATTCCTTGGTGTTCCTCAAATCCTTGCCTTACGCCTCTACCACAGACCCTGCTCTTAGGACAGAAGCAGACCTCGTTACCATAGCACCATTGCCACCAACTTGGATGTCCTGATTCCCTCCTATTTCACTTTCCTTCTTCATTCTAGGACATGGGTTGGGAGACATGTGAAAAGCCAAATGATGCATATTTATATTCTGTGGGCTCCCATGTTTTGGTTGCAACTGCAGAACTCTGTTGTTGTGGTGCTAGAGTAGTCATGGataccaaagaaatgaaaacatgttgCTGCATTCGAACAAAACTGAATTCTTGGACACTGACACTTAGATTTTATATAACATCTGTCATAGACTatggctttttctttattttagccaTTTACAACTGCAGGCATCATTCCTAGATTGCAGGCCATAGATAAACAAGAAATGGGACAGATTTAGCCAGCGGGCCAGTTTGCAACCACCAAGGATTCAAGGCGTTCTCTGAGGGAGGCCtttccccacctccatccccaagtaaacacagagattTAAGGGTAGTATGGAGTTGTCTGTGGTTCTAGAATGAGATTTTGATCTTATCCCTTGCCTCTACTCAGTCATTCTGTGCAGCTGGTTACACGGAAAGTGCAGTTTTCACCCCAGAACCAGACCCTGGTCCCTGTGCACAGACTATTCGCAGCTTCTTCTCATCAGCTCAACCCCAACAACTCCAGGCCTGGATGGACAGCGAGGTTGGTGATACCCACCTATATCCTATCCCTTACATTAGAACCCCTCTGATATCCCCTTTTTACTGATGTCTTAACTTTAGTAGGCAGACATGGGAGTCGGGACAACAgttttaaggaaatgaaaattctaGATTTACGTCTGGGCATCCTCCCTCCAACCTTCTTCTGGTTCAGGTTCACTACCATGGAGAAgctatttttgtctatgtttctATCAACAACTGTACCAACAAGGTCATCTAAAGAGTCAAGATTTCAGGTGAGTGTCTTATTGCTCTGCACCTAACCCCCAAACCACAGGTTCTAAAACGCAACTTGACTACTTACTCATTTACATttatcttagttttgtttttgtttttttcccaaacaggccTATAAAAACATGTGATCACTGCTGgctggtggcagcacatgcctttaatcccagcactcgggaaggagaggcaggtggatctctgtgagttcgaggccagcctggtctatagagcaagttccaggacagccagggctacacagagaaaccctgtctggaaaagacaaaagcaaacatgCAATGACAACTTACTGCATATGTATAGGGTCACGGACCTTGGCAGTAACTCCACTCCTGGCTGCCTACTACCAGAAACAGGGCCTGGCACTGGACGGCAAACTCAAGCACGAAGGCACCAATCTGGCCTCTAGCACAATGTAAGCTCATTGGTAATTTGCAACCTCTGCTTTCTACCCGTAACCCATCCTACATGCTATATGTATGGCTCTGAGGTTTCATCTTTGTTTGAGactatttgtcttttaaaatgccCCTCAGCTAGTGTTCAGCATAGTCACAGGCCTCAGAGCCAGCCTCAAGCTAAATGAATACCTATGGGAC
The sequence above is a segment of the Chionomys nivalis chromosome X, mChiNiv1.1, whole genome shotgun sequence genome. Coding sequences within it:
- the Arr3 gene encoding LOW QUALITY PROTEIN: arrestin-C (The sequence of the model RefSeq protein was modified relative to this genomic sequence to represent the inferred CDS: inserted 3 bases in 3 codons; substituted 3 bases at 3 genomic stop codons), producing MSTVFRETSSSGKLSLYXGKXGFVDDLDMMEPIDRAILVDPEYLKVXKMFVLLTCAFRYGRDDLGVIGLTXREDLYVQAKQVAPAEPSSIQGPLTALQLLHKLGANAYPFTVQVVATLPYSVTLHLGLKIQERQGKSCVGRTLKSFCAENLNEKIPKSHSVQLVTRKVQFSPXEPDPGPCAQTIRSFFSSAQPQQLQAWMDSEVHYHGEAIFVYVSINNCTNKVIXRVKISGSRTLAVTPLLAAYYQKQGLALDGKLKHEGTNLASSTILQPGMKKELLGILVSYKVRVNLMVSYVGGK